CGCTGTCGATTTCCGCCGACAGAACCTCAGCGAGGAGTCCCTTGCTGCCAACGTTGCCCGCCTCAAGGCCTACCAGGAGCGATTGATCCTCCTCCCCCGCCGATCCAACGCCCCCAAGAAGGGTGACACCAAGACCGACGTctccaagatcgagaaggcCTCTCACATCTCCGCTACTCTCCCCATTGCCCCCACCGACATCGCtgtcaaggagatcaagaagggtGACATGCCTTCCAACATCGAGGCCGGTGCTTACCGAACTCTCCGTGTCGCTCGTGCCAACGCCCGATACGAGGGTGCCCGACAGAAGCGTGTGCGGGATGCCGCTGAGGCTGAGTCGGCTAAGAAATAAACTTGCAAAAAGGGAACTGGTGTTTGAGGGTTTTGCTCTTTGCGTCTCTGAGACATGGGCAACGTCGGTTCGAGGCTCTGATGAAAGGCTTGGCCGGGTATGGAGGAAAGATACTCTAGGTCCAGCTCAAGAAATTTACTGCATGATCACCGGCTTTGCTCTATCATTACTTGGTCAATGGATGCATTACGCGCATATGGTATCTCTTTCTTAAAAAGTTATTCGTTACGATTTCAACGCTCTGAACGATTCGTAAAGTGATGTCTATTCCCAGTATTTGTGTCTATTCCATTCTTTGAGACTCTACTACTCTTCAGCCCTTTCCCCCAGCAACTCTGTGCCCTGTCGAATCAAACTCCGTAATCGACCAACTTGCTCTGATTCCAGAGTCTCCCCATTCTTGACAACTTCGGTACACAATACCAAACAGTTCTCTCTGTCCACCTTAGCCATATTAGCCTTTTGTTTCGGGTCAACCTGCTGAGGTTCCAATGCCAGCTCTTCAGGAATTGCTGGGGGGATTTCAGGGGCACCACTCTCGATCAGTGGTGTTTCGTCGTTTGCCGTCTTTCCGGTGACTGCGTAACTGAGAGCATCCATAGCTCCAGATATAGGAAGGACTTTGGCGATAACTTGGGCGCCATCCTTGGATCGCGACATGAGAGCAAAGACGAACCATGCCTCGGATTTTAGAATGGGCCACTTCTCTTGAGTGATGAGGAATGACAGCACTTGTGAAAGATCATGTTCAGCATAGAACAGATCCCTCGATGGTGTCTTTTCAATTTCAGAACTCCATCCAGAAAGAACCTCCTCGGTGGGTGCTGTATGAAGAACTCGGCATACAGTAGCAACACTTCGTGCGGCTTCGAGTCGGGTAGGTTCCGTATCAGATCGATCAAAGAGCGAGATCATATCATGGACAGTTGTGTGCTTGCCAGACCCCTCTCCTTCAGCTGTTATAGGACTAACAACTCGACGAACATTATCTGGGCAGTTCACAAGCAGTAGACGAACTAGTGAAACTGCCGAGAACTGGACCTGAGGAAGAGTATCGATGGTCAGTATCCTTGGTACACTCACTGGCTTTAGCAGATCCCCTAGTAATATTTTGTTCTGTGCCGGAATTGCGAGATTCTTGAGGAAAGACAGTGCGGAGTGAAGAAGCTGGGCATCTTTGATCTCGGGATCGGAAAGAATGGCGATCAGAGAAAGATGAGCCTGATACTTCTGCACAAAGGCCGTGGAAGCCTGATCTGAACGGGAGAGGTTGCCCAGAGCCAGACAAGCTGCGGACTGAAGAATGACATGCGGCTCCTTCAACCATTTAAGAAGCGACTGGGGCACTGAGCTTTCAAGGGAATAATGAGCTGGGAAGGCGTCATTGCCAGTCAGGTCAGCCAGGGTTGTAAGCAACGAAGTACACAGCTGCCCAAGTTCCTTGGCAGtgtcttcgtcatcaagcTCTGAGTCGAATTGGGTATGTGCGATGTAGAATGCCTTGACGAAGACATCTGCTTCTTTTGAGTTGAGGAGTTGCTCTTGGAAGGATTCATTAGCAAGATAACTGGCTGCGGTAGATACGAGGGCGAGAAAGTCCTCGATATCAGTGTTGTGGTCAGGGCTGACTGCCAGCTTCAGGAGAACGGAGGCTGTCTCAGAATCTGCAACAGCTACCTCGCCATCTtgtgtgatgagaagagcaaggatCTTGCAGAAATAAGTGACAAGCGGGCTGAAAGCAGCGCGGTTGGGTGACTGAAGGAGAGTGATGAGATGACTGCTGAGTCGTGACTCTGAAGCAAGACGTTGAGCAGGTTCTACGAGTATCAGTGTTGTCCCGCCCGAGTGTCATCTTTAAGACTCACCATAATCAACAAGGACATTGTAGAGCACCGGAATCAAATATGGAACAAGGCTCATGTCCTGAAGGTGCTTGATGAAAGAAACGATATGTTTGCCCTCAACAGCTCGAGCTCGATTTTGGTCTGTATCAGCACAAGAATTTCCGGTAACACGCAGAGCCTGGACTTTGACACCATGAGGTTGCTCCTCATCTGAGGCAAGAATGTCAAGGAAGAATTCGAGAATTCCCGAATCTCCATAAGGGAGTCTCCATGCCACTGTGTCCACGTTAACAAATTCACAAACGGTAAGGGATTTCACTTACCATCTCGACTTCCGTCGCCCAACGCCTTGGCTGTAGCCTCTAGCGAAGAAGGATCTTGTTGCTTAAGAGTTTCGAGCACGGAAGATAATAGCTTTGTTCGTTTCACAACAGCATCCTCAGGTTCGTTGGCGGCATCGTAAGTATCTGGCGATGCTCCGCTTCCTTCACGCTGTATCAGGACAGCCACGTCTTGAGGTGACATAGACATGATCTCAGCTTCCCTTGTGGAGTATGAGATATGATGCTGAAAGTTGGTCGTTGAATTAGCTACACCAATGTCCGCTTGAGATACCCTATACATTTTCATGGAGAGGGTGCTTACAAAATGAATGAAAGTCTGTAGAGCTTCACATGAATACAAGAGATGAGAAAATAAATCTCTAGGCAATTAAAATTCAGCAACAAGTTTCAGTCTTGGTTCATGAAATTTATTACATCCATGCATCTCATTGCGGTCACCTAACATTCTCTTCTGCAGCTCCATCGCGGGGCATATATCTCGGTGATGCTCGGTGTATCGTGGTGGACGTACTACTCGGCTAAACTGCGGCAGATCATACTGCTGCCGGTTGATCGGAGGTGCAAAATTCCGACCTCGGAATGATCCGCCTCCGCCGACTTTGCACCCGGGGAAAAAGTCTCTAGCAGCGCCATCACGATCCTTTCCCTCGTCGCGAACGAGGGCCGCTATTTCAACGTCGCTTCTCAGCGATATCTATCTCCACCTTTTCTCCTGATAATCAATTCGTCTCCATCACCCATAATCCTTCAAAATGGTATGCGCCCACGTCTTAGTTCATGCCCGCTATGTTCTTTACTTCAAGAATCGCCGCATTGGTTAGAGTGGCGGCTAACATATAACCCCAGGCGCACAAATTCGTAGTCACAGCCTTTCTAACAGGCTCCCGAATCCTCGGTCGATCATTTGTCGCAGCTTACAAGCAGGCTCAGGCTGCTTCAGCGTACCAGCGAGCGCAGGCCAAGGCTGGCAACCCATCCGCCGGTGCCTCTCTCTCCTCTGGCATGACTCTCGATGAGGCATGCAAGATTCTCAACGTCAAGCCCCCGGCTGGTGGACAAGCCAATGTCGAAGAGGTTCTGTCACGTTATAAGCGACTGTTTGACGCCAACGATCCTCAAAAGGGTGGCAGTTTCTATCTTCAGAGCAAGATTGTAAGAGCAAAGGAGCGATTCGAGCGAGAGATCGGTCCTATACGGGAGAAGATGGAGCAAGAGGCTGAAATCAAAGAGGGTTTCAAGCCCAAGGTCTACAAGGACTGACGACTCTCCTTGTGCAAATAAAACTGGAAAAAGCAACACTTGTACGATGACCTCGTAAAGGAGTTCTGAGGGACGGGAGGGAGGAGTTTACTTTCTCCATGTATACAATGTACATCTTCACTCGACTGCGGCATGGCACGGCGTTTATTGGGTTATCGGTGGCGTGATGAGCCGCTCGAGGTTGGCTGGTTCTTAGacgaaagaaaaaagaggcAGACGACCTATGCTATCTTATGTTTAATACAACTGTACGATATGAACGGAGTACTTTTGGGTTAGATGTGAGAAAAAATGAGGTCATGGGTTGGCGTGAGATGAGGGCGTATATTTCAGCATCAAATATATCGTCGACCACAATGTGGTGTGGCTTGGGATGGTATTCTAGTGTCCCTGAGACAAACACACCTCATTGGGCACTGATATATTATAGACACAAAGCTATTCACACTGCCAGATTCTTCTAGGCTTATCAGCCGTCTCTGGGTGTTACACGTGGTGTAATAACAGACTAAATCATGAAAAGGAGCCATTGTATTGGAAAGATCAAACCACAAACTTGCCCACGAGATGTGAACACGCTGATAAAACTATATACATGTAACCAAAACTACCGTCCATTCTGTTCCATCCAAGGCGCAATCCCAAGACTAAACCCAGCCATAATTTCCGGTTTGCACGGGCTCTCCAGTTGTCGTCCATTCTTGAAGCGGCTTACGTTCTTCCTGTCTACGATGGGATCTGTGTATGGAGAGTGGTTTGGGTATTTCGAGCGACTTTGGATACCCGCTGTCCTGGCTGTAGGTACTCGAGTTACTCCGATCTTGAGCTGGATCAGGAGTTGGCACTTGAACTGAAGGGGCCCCGACTTGATGTCCAGGAATAGCGGGAGGAGTAGGTGGGATGTATGAATGTTCTACATCAGCGGGAGCTTGACCTGGTTGCACAGGAataggaggaggaggacctGGATCGGGTACACGTTCCTCGACAACATCAGGAGCCGGTTCTTCAGGCTCGTTTGGTGGAGGAAATGGAGACTGGTGCCTTCTGAACCAATCCCTGATGGAGGCTATCAAATTTCTGGCCTGGCCCCCATCGGACTCTGAGTCTGAATCGTCGAAGGCGCTGCCTCCAGCGACACTAGCATCACCGATTGGGTCCTCTGGGCCCTGATCTGGCTGAGCCTGATGGCGGTGTTGAAGGCATTTCCAAGCGACTAGACCGGCAAATAGGATGAAAAATATAACCGCTATCACGATACCGACTGTTTGAAAGGTAGAAGAGcgttttttcttttctggCGTTGGAGTGCCAGTCTCTTCTGGGTCCAATATTGCTGAAGTCTCACTCAAGCCCATCGATGTTGCTGTACTCTTCCTTAGACTTATAGTAGTGGATGCCGTTGTGGTCGTGGTTTCAGTCTCAGTCTCGGTCTCGGTATGCGTTGTCGTTTTCGTAAACCAAGCAAAGGTAGTGCCATCGTCGGGACCTGGAAGAGTTGACCATCCGACGCGAGGCTTCGTCTGTGTTATTCTGATATTTGTGATGCTTGGTGTCTCCTTGGGCAGTTTAAGCACCATGATCGAGCTGGTTATGACCTTTTCTGGCTGTTTAGGGCCATAGTCACCGC
The window above is part of the Fusarium oxysporum f. sp. lycopersici 4287 chromosome 8, whole genome shotgun sequence genome. Proteins encoded here:
- a CDS encoding mitochondrial import inner membrane translocase subunit TIM16; protein product: MAHKFVVTAFLTGSRILGRSFVAAYKQAQAASAYQRAQAKAGNPSAGASLSSGMTLDEACKILNVKPPAGGQANVEEVLSRYKRLFDANDPQKGGSFYLQSKIVRAKERFEREIGPIREKMEQEAEIKEGFKPKVYKD
- a CDS encoding 50S ribosomal protein L13e, which codes for MAIKHNQKLVNNHFRKDWQRRVRTHFDQPGKKSRRRTARQAKAAALAPRPVDKLRPVVRCPTLKYNRRVRSGRGFTLAELKEAGIPKAFAPTIGIAVDFRRQNLSEESLAANVARLKAYQERLILLPRRSNAPKKGDTKTDVSKIEKASHISATLPIAPTDIAVKEIKKGDMPSNIEAGAYRTLRVARANARYEGARQKRVRDAAEAESAKK